Genomic segment of Denticeps clupeoides chromosome 13, fDenClu1.1, whole genome shotgun sequence:
caaatgttctATATAATAATACACAAAGAATGATTCAGAAACATGGGAAAGCGTTTGGCAATATATTGTATATCACCAGGCTTTTTCTATCAATGATTATGAATAAACCATAGCTCaataagtgtcttggtcagtaGCGTTTTAACTTGTGGGTTTGTGGTATTCTAGTAAAatactaaacaaaaaaatctatcgAAACTCATCTCTTGGACATTGATCTAAATGATTTTAATAAGTAGTAGTATTCCATTTTTTGTACTAATATTGGTTGTCTGTAAAAGTTTAATGTGATAGATTTTTGACCTAATGTGTTCCCCAAATGTTAAGAATAAGTAATTGCCCATGAATTCACTTGatgtttcttagtgaatttgcCATTTGAATTGATTTCTGCTGGGTTTAATTACTGAATCAGACGAGAGAGCCTATGTTTGTTTAAAAGACAAAACGTTGTCGCCATCCTGCGTTCTTTCGGCTGAAAAGACAGAACATTGTCGTCATCCTGGGTTCCTTCGGCTGAAAAGACAGAACGTTGTCGCCATCCAGCGTTCCTTTTGCTGAAAAGCGGAGAAGAGTGCCCTGGGTAAAATGGCGGCCGACTCGACGGAATGAACCCGAAACATGAGGCATGATGCGACTCTGAATTTGCACGTCACGACGCGTCATCATGTCAAGATGGCGGAGTTTGAGCTGCCACCATATTAGTTTCACACAGTTAGTGAAAGGAACAGTCAGTAGACCCGTTTTACTCGCCGTCTCTGCGGGGTAATTCAGGATGTCGGAGAAGAAGGAATCGGGCTCTCTTCATTATTTTATGAGCTGCGACGACCTCAGTGACAGTAGTGACTCCGGAGACGAGACTCAGAAATCGTCCAAAGTCAAACCAGATTCGAACCCTTCCGAGAGCCTCGGTTCGTCCCAGCAAGGGAGCAAACGGGCTGCGGGCGGGACGCCTTTACCCAAACCCGACGAGCTCTTCAGATCCGTGACGAAGCCCGCGTTCCTTTACAACCCCCTCAACAAGCAGATCGACTGGGACAGCCACACCGTCAAGGCGCCCGACGAGGTCAACTTTCATCTGCAATTCTGCGTCAAAACGTTATTTAATGTTTGTAGATTATATGGGAATGAATGTGGCTcacattgtaatggatgtaatAATGTGTATGTGCTTTTGTACCGTTGTCCAGGCCAAGGAGTTTAAGATATGGAAAAGCAACGCTGTGCCCCCACCCCAGTCTTATGCCACTGAGAAAAAGAAGGGTCCTCCTCCTGGCATGGACATGGCCATTAAGTGGTCAAATGTCTATGAAGACAATGGTGATGATGCTCCTCATGCGGTGCAGAAAAACAGCTGTTTCCTGCCTGAGGAAGAGGAACCCCTGGATTCAGGTGAGTCTGGGTGTGACGTGGTGTAGATGTCCGTATTGTGTGTTGTCCGTATTGTTGTGTTCCATTGTTGAATGTGCTGgcttgattattttattaaagcacCGCTTTCCCTTT
This window contains:
- the c13h1orf52 gene encoding UPF0690 protein C1orf52 homolog; amino-acid sequence: MSEKKESGSLHYFMSCDDLSDSSDSGDETQKSSKVKPDSNPSESLGSSQQGSKRAAGGTPLPKPDELFRSVTKPAFLYNPLNKQIDWDSHTVKAPDEAKEFKIWKSNAVPPPQSYATEKKKGPPPGMDMAIKWSNVYEDNGDDAPHAVQKNSCFLPEEEEPLDSGDDEANKMTTSAKKRKVETFQQKEKRKRELGQATSDKNFVEEEKRILRQNLE